The following are encoded in a window of Glandiceps talaboti chromosome 5, keGlaTala1.1, whole genome shotgun sequence genomic DNA:
- the LOC144435915 gene encoding DNA polymerase subunit gamma-2, mitochondrial-like, which translates to MSNLEKLISLCSRHGFVYSTAEIPGKILAGSYVYGPLGTELRRNLQQQWWTSMVTSQDLIYGVDSSQLIYDKSGGDNGMLSISNPYQNNSANDQSSTAGDYQLYLQSSCHKGILYQYPAALKLLSYKLPFGLAEIGHCFRKNINNDNMDKFILNLPEFTQMSMQFFSPAKIATKWMDTWQRQRIIWWRKFAGNSSKFHLTDIKQSESQQTVEVQYEFPWGVDSIERITNRGDADLLELQKETGISVQGKFGRRTVTPVVIETTAGLDRGILAYLLDAHQEKERSDKGKLRTRQLLRFHTRIAPFKVAVVPVKNTRDLREISEHLARDLRKAGVNTLYVCEPQTSLEQQFIRFDEMGVPFTVVINEKTLKNGIIAMRNRDTTLKEQLHITEVTTLLLRNLAVE; encoded by the exons ATGTCAAACCTGGAGAAACTGATCTCGCTTTGCAGCAGGCATGGGTTTGTATACAGTACAGCTGAAATTCCTGGTAAAATATTAGCTGGAAGTTATGTGTATGGACCATTAGGAACAGAGTTAAGAAGAAATCTGCAACAGCAATG GTGGACCAGTATGGTTACCTCTCAAGACCTGATATATGGTGTAGATAGTTCGCAGTTAATATATGATAAGAgtggtggtgataatggtaTGCTGTCGATATCAAATCCATATCAAAATAACTCAGCTAATGATCAGAGTAG CACTGCTGGGGATTATCAACTCTATTTACAGTCATCTTGCCATAAAG GTATTCTATATCAGTATCCAGCAGCACTAAAACTACTCAGCTATAAACTACCATTTGGTTTGGCTGAAATTGGACATTGCTTCAGGAAGAACATCAACAATGATAATATGGATAAATTTATTCTGAA TTTACCAGAGTTTACACAGATGTCTATGCAGTTCTTCTCACCAGCCAAGATAGCCACAAAATGGATGGACACATGGCAAAGACAGAGAATTATATGGTGGAGAAAG tttgCAGGAAACTCATCAAAGTTTCATCTGACAGACATCAAACAGTCTGAATCACAACAGACAGTAGAGGTGCAATATGAATTCCCATGGGGTGTTGACTCCATAGAAAGAATTACTAACAGGGGTGATGCTGACTTGTTGGAATTGCAGAAGGAGACGGGTATAAGTGTCCAG GGTAAATTTGGTAGAAGAACTGTTACACCTGTGGTAATTGAAACTACAGCTGGTCTGGATAGAGGTATATTAGCATATTTACTTGATGCACATCAGGAGAAAGAAAGAAGTGATAAAGGAAAACTGAGAACTAGACAG CTTCTAAGGTTCCACACCAGAATAGCACCTTTCAAAGTAGCTGTAGTTCCAGTAAAGAATACAAGAGACTTACGGGAG ATTTCAGAACACTTGGCAAGAGATTTACGTAAAGCAGGAGTAAATACTTTATATGTCTGTGAACCACAAACATCATTGGAACAACAATTTATAAG ATTTGATGAAATGGGAGTTCCATTCACAGTTGTTATTAAtgaaaaaacattaaaaaatggcATAATAGCAATGAGAAACAGAGACACAACTCTGAAG